A genomic window from Arthrobacter sp. FW305-BF8 includes:
- a CDS encoding DUF6457 domain-containing protein: MAVDDEMQILGEWCEQLARALQIPDLDVDQELLLDLARKSADSVIHAAAPVTAFMVGYVAGQEAGTGNAGSEASRAATVRAAGIAFGLCEQRAGSQSVSGPEQKKQP, encoded by the coding sequence ATGGCTGTCGATGATGAGATGCAGATCCTGGGCGAGTGGTGCGAGCAGTTAGCGAGGGCGTTGCAGATCCCGGATCTCGACGTCGATCAAGAGCTGCTGCTGGATCTGGCAAGGAAATCTGCCGATTCAGTAATTCATGCTGCAGCACCGGTGACAGCCTTCATGGTGGGCTACGTGGCCGGACAGGAAGCCGGAACGGGAAACGCTGGTTCTGAGGCGTCCAGGGCGGCGACCGTCCGGGCCGCAGGCATCGCGTTCGGGCTGTGCGAGCAGCGAGCCGGCAGTCAGTCGGTCTCGGGGCCGGAACAGAAGAAGCAGCCGTGA
- a CDS encoding S-(hydroxymethyl)mycothiol dehydrogenase, which yields MVHKVKAVVVRAKDAPVSVETILVPDPGPGEALVDILTCGVCHTDLHYKLGGIGDEFPYLLGHEATGVVSAVGEGVTEVVPGDRVILNWRAVCGQCRACAKGQPQYCFNTANATQKMTLEDGTELSPALGIGAFAEKTLVAAGQCTKVDEDADPAAVGLLGCGVMAGIGAAINTGEVKRGESVAVIGCGGVGIAAIAGAKLAGATTIIAVDIDENKIAMAKSLGATHGVNSRTSDPVEAIRALTGGNGADVVIEAVGRPETYKQAFYARDLAGRVVLVGVPTPEMQLELPLLDVFGRGGSLKSSWYGDCLPSRDFPMLVAHYKAGNLDLDAFVSERITIDQVEEAFDKMHEGKVLRSVVEIQPAAASTAAAAEPAVASA from the coding sequence ATGGTTCATAAAGTCAAGGCTGTTGTTGTCAGGGCGAAGGACGCTCCGGTGTCGGTGGAGACGATCCTGGTGCCGGATCCGGGCCCGGGCGAGGCCCTGGTGGACATCCTGACCTGCGGGGTGTGTCATACGGACCTGCATTACAAGCTGGGCGGGATCGGTGATGAGTTCCCGTATCTGTTGGGCCATGAGGCTACCGGTGTGGTTTCGGCGGTGGGTGAGGGTGTGACCGAGGTTGTCCCGGGTGACCGGGTGATCCTGAACTGGCGTGCGGTGTGCGGGCAGTGCCGGGCGTGTGCGAAGGGCCAGCCGCAGTACTGCTTCAACACGGCCAACGCCACGCAGAAGATGACTTTGGAGGACGGCACGGAGCTGTCCCCGGCGTTGGGGATCGGGGCGTTCGCGGAGAAGACCCTCGTTGCCGCGGGGCAGTGCACGAAGGTTGATGAGGACGCGGACCCGGCCGCCGTGGGCCTGCTGGGCTGTGGTGTGATGGCCGGCATCGGCGCGGCGATCAACACCGGCGAGGTCAAGCGCGGGGAGTCGGTGGCCGTGATCGGCTGCGGCGGGGTGGGGATCGCCGCGATCGCCGGGGCGAAGCTGGCCGGGGCGACGACGATCATCGCCGTGGACATTGACGAGAACAAGATCGCGATGGCCAAGTCCCTGGGCGCGACGCACGGGGTGAACTCCCGCACCTCCGACCCGGTCGAGGCGATCCGGGCACTGACGGGCGGGAACGGCGCGGATGTGGTGATCGAGGCCGTCGGCCGGCCCGAAACCTACAAGCAGGCCTTCTACGCCCGCGACCTCGCCGGCCGGGTGGTCCTGGTCGGCGTCCCGACCCCGGAGATGCAGTTGGAGCTGCCGCTGCTGGATGTCTTCGGCCGGGGCGGGTCGCTGAAGTCCTCCTGGTACGGGGACTGCCTGCCGTCCCGGGACTTCCCGATGCTCGTGGCCCACTACAAGGCCGGCAACCTGGACCTGGACGCGTTCGTCTCCGAACGGATCACCATCGACCAGGTCGAGGAAGCCTTCGACAAAATGCACGAAGGCAAGGTCCTCCGATCAGTTGTTGAAATCCAGCCCGCGGCAGCCTCCACGGCCGCTGCTGCCGAGCCGGCGGTGGCTTCGGCATGA
- a CDS encoding MBL fold metallo-hydrolase — protein sequence MSVTIENLVTSGTFSLDGGTWDVDNNVWIVGNETECVIIDSPHDAAAIINQVRGRKVLAILLTHAHNDHIGAARDVADTVGAPVYLNPEDQVLWEQVYPGTTPDAAIADGDEFQVGGATLKAIHTPGHSPGSTCFHLAAENTVFTGDTLFNGGPGATGRSYSDYPTILASIRERLLTLPPETTVRTGHGDNTTIAAERETLANVTH from the coding sequence ATGAGCGTCACGATCGAAAACCTCGTCACCTCCGGCACGTTCTCGCTCGACGGCGGGACCTGGGATGTGGACAACAACGTCTGGATCGTGGGCAACGAGACCGAGTGCGTGATCATTGATTCCCCGCACGACGCCGCCGCGATCATCAACCAGGTCCGCGGCCGCAAGGTCCTGGCGATCCTGCTGACCCACGCGCACAACGACCACATCGGTGCCGCCCGCGACGTCGCCGACACCGTCGGGGCGCCTGTCTACCTGAACCCGGAGGACCAGGTCCTCTGGGAACAGGTCTACCCCGGCACCACCCCCGATGCGGCCATCGCGGACGGGGACGAGTTCCAGGTCGGCGGGGCCACCCTGAAGGCGATCCACACCCCCGGCCACTCACCCGGGTCCACCTGCTTCCACCTCGCAGCAGAAAACACCGTGTTCACCGGGGACACCCTGTTCAACGGCGGACCCGGCGCCACCGGACGCTCCTACAGCGACTACCCCACCATCCTGGCCTCCATCCGCGAACGGCTCCTCACCCTCCCGCCGGAAACAACCGTCAGGACCGGACACGGGGACAACACCACCATCGCCGCCGAACGCGAAACCCTCGCCAACGTGACCCACTAA
- the mshA gene encoding D-inositol-3-phosphate glycosyltransferase gives MEQPGSGDAGGMNVYIRGLAAALADSGVEVDIFTRATSAGQPAVEHPRPGVRVHNVTAGPPRRLSKEELPDLLHCMVAEIERIHARQRHGRYDVIHSHYWLSGMAGLELSWLWDVPLVHTMHTMAKVKNLVLQSGEEPEPWRREEGEHRIVDGATRLIANTGAEAAELVSHYDAGAERIDVAPPGVDLSVFTPAFRSRSRADHGIAPGTFHLLFAGRIQRLKGPQVLIRAAAILRRRRPDIDLKLTVLGALSGARDFDLNAIVTAEGMADAVTHHPPVGAPQLASWYRSADVVVMPSYSESFGLVALEAQACGTPVAATRVGGLPRTVIDGHTGLLVDGHDAADWADALEALHDDPATRCDMGTAAAIHAANSGWQRTAALTLDSYHAAAAQRLGRLTVLAG, from the coding sequence ATGGAACAGCCCGGTTCCGGCGACGCCGGCGGCATGAACGTCTACATCCGCGGTCTCGCCGCCGCCCTCGCGGACTCCGGCGTGGAGGTTGATATTTTCACCCGCGCCACTTCTGCCGGCCAGCCCGCCGTCGAACATCCCCGTCCGGGAGTCCGTGTTCACAACGTCACCGCCGGGCCGCCGCGCCGGCTGTCGAAGGAGGAACTGCCGGACCTGCTGCACTGCATGGTGGCCGAGATCGAGCGGATCCACGCCCGGCAGCGCCACGGCCGCTACGACGTCATCCACTCCCACTACTGGTTGTCCGGCATGGCCGGGCTGGAGCTCTCCTGGCTGTGGGACGTTCCCCTGGTTCACACGATGCACACCATGGCCAAGGTCAAGAATTTGGTGCTGCAGTCCGGCGAAGAGCCCGAGCCGTGGCGCCGCGAGGAAGGCGAACACCGCATTGTCGACGGCGCCACCCGCCTGATTGCCAACACCGGCGCCGAGGCCGCCGAGCTGGTTTCGCATTACGATGCCGGCGCCGAACGGATCGATGTCGCTCCCCCGGGCGTTGACCTTTCGGTCTTCACGCCCGCGTTCCGCAGCCGGTCCCGCGCCGATCACGGCATTGCGCCGGGCACGTTCCATCTCCTGTTCGCCGGGCGCATCCAGCGGCTCAAGGGCCCGCAGGTCCTGATCAGGGCCGCCGCTATCCTCCGCCGGCGGCGCCCCGACATCGACCTCAAACTGACCGTTCTCGGCGCGCTGAGTGGCGCGCGGGACTTCGACCTGAACGCGATTGTCACCGCTGAAGGAATGGCCGACGCCGTCACCCACCATCCGCCGGTCGGCGCACCGCAGCTGGCCTCGTGGTACCGCTCGGCCGACGTCGTCGTCATGCCCTCCTACAGCGAATCGTTCGGGCTTGTGGCCCTGGAGGCGCAAGCCTGCGGCACCCCCGTGGCGGCCACACGGGTGGGCGGCCTGCCCCGCACCGTCATTGACGGCCACACCGGGCTTTTGGTGGACGGCCACGACGCCGCCGACTGGGCCGACGCCCTCGAAGCCCTCCACGACGACCCCGCCACCCGCTGCGACATGGGCACTGCCGCCGCTATTCACGCGGCAAACTCCGGCTGGCAACGCACCGCCGCCCTTACCCTCGACAGCTACCACGCCGCCGCGGCACAGCGACTCGGCCGTCTCACAGTCCTGGCCGGGTAG
- a CDS encoding inositol-3-phosphate synthase, protein MSSNPIRVAIVGVGNCAASLVQGVHYYRDADPQATIPGLMHVEFGKYHVNDVQFVAAFDVDGKKVGHDLADAILASENNTIKLAEVPPTGVTVQRGHTLDGLGRYYLETIEQSTEEPVDVVQALKDARADVMVCYLPVGSQEAAEFYAQAAIDAGVAFVNALPVFIAGTKQWADKFTAAGVPIVGDDIKSQIGATITHRVMAKLFEDRGVTLDRTYQLNVGGNMDFKNMLERDRLESKKISKTQAVTSNVEAELAAKDVHIGPSDYVQWLDDRKWAFVRLEGRNFGDAPVSLEYKLEVWDSPNSAGVIIDAIRAAKIGLDRGVGGPLVSASSYFMKSPPEQFNDDLAREKVEAFIRGDLDR, encoded by the coding sequence GTGTCTTCAAATCCGATTCGTGTAGCTATCGTCGGCGTGGGTAACTGTGCCGCTTCGCTGGTCCAGGGTGTCCATTACTACCGGGATGCCGACCCCCAGGCCACGATTCCGGGTCTGATGCACGTGGAGTTCGGCAAGTACCACGTCAATGATGTGCAGTTTGTGGCCGCGTTCGATGTGGATGGCAAGAAGGTCGGACATGACCTGGCTGATGCGATCCTGGCGAGCGAGAACAACACTATTAAGCTGGCCGAGGTCCCGCCGACCGGTGTGACGGTGCAGCGCGGGCACACCTTGGATGGGCTGGGCCGGTATTACCTGGAGACCATTGAGCAGTCCACGGAGGAGCCGGTTGATGTTGTCCAGGCCCTGAAGGACGCCCGGGCCGATGTCATGGTCTGCTACCTGCCGGTCGGGTCGCAGGAGGCCGCGGAGTTTTATGCGCAGGCCGCGATCGACGCGGGGGTGGCGTTCGTGAATGCGCTGCCGGTGTTCATCGCCGGGACGAAGCAGTGGGCTGATAAGTTCACCGCTGCGGGTGTGCCGATCGTGGGTGATGACATCAAGAGCCAGATCGGTGCGACCATCACGCACCGTGTGATGGCGAAGCTGTTCGAGGACCGCGGTGTGACGCTGGACCGCACGTACCAGCTGAACGTGGGCGGCAACATGGACTTCAAGAACATGCTCGAGCGGGACCGGCTGGAGTCGAAGAAGATTTCCAAGACCCAGGCCGTGACGTCCAACGTCGAGGCCGAGTTGGCCGCGAAGGATGTCCACATCGGCCCGTCCGATTACGTGCAGTGGCTCGATGACCGGAAGTGGGCGTTCGTACGGCTGGAGGGCCGGAACTTCGGTGACGCGCCGGTGTCTTTGGAGTACAAGCTGGAGGTCTGGGATTCGCCGAACTCCGCGGGTGTGATCATCGATGCGATTCGTGCGGCGAAGATCGGCCTGGACCGCGGCGTCGGCGGCCCGTTGGTCTCGGCCTCGAGCTACTTCATGAAGTCCCCGCCGGAGCAGTTCAACGACGACCTCGCCCGCGAAAAGGTCGAGGCCTTCATCCGCGGCGACCTCGACCGCTAA
- a CDS encoding MFS transporter: MTIKGDVTTDHNSKDRQYSRRLTTSDINVVDQRMLKKALGGTVVGNTMEWYDVGVFGYLITTMGPVFLPEADRTVQTLFLLGTFAATFIARPIGGVVFGWLGDKVGRQKVLAATLMLMAASTFAVGLLPGYAQIGIWAAALLVLLKLVQGFSTGGEYAGATTFVCEYAPDKRRGFFASFLDMGSYIGFALGAATVSVLQVTLGEAAMEEWGWRLPFLVAGPLGLIAIYFRNKIEESPQFQAALDAQESAAVKAAAGDSAVAKGPLGLITTYWRPIVLAMILAGAANTVGYALTSYMPTYLTESKGYDPVHGTLLTIPVLVVMALCIPLTGKLSDRIGRRPVLWIGAGSTVLFAVPAFTLIGIGELWSTLAGLSLVAFPVTFYVANLASALPALFPTSSRYSGMGIAYNFSVAIFGGTTPFVIQGLIAATGDDMAPAYYLVGTSVIGAIAIYFLRESAGRPLPGSMPSVDTEAEAQELIAAQDTSPVLR; encoded by the coding sequence ATGACGATCAAAGGTGATGTCACTACCGATCACAACAGCAAAGACAGACAGTACTCCCGCCGGCTCACGACCTCAGACATTAACGTCGTGGACCAGCGGATGCTGAAGAAGGCTCTCGGCGGCACAGTCGTGGGCAACACCATGGAGTGGTACGACGTCGGCGTGTTCGGCTACCTGATCACCACCATGGGGCCGGTGTTCCTGCCGGAAGCGGACAGGACCGTGCAGACGCTGTTCCTCCTGGGCACGTTCGCTGCCACCTTCATTGCCCGCCCGATCGGCGGCGTCGTCTTCGGGTGGCTTGGCGACAAAGTGGGGCGGCAGAAGGTGCTCGCCGCCACCCTCATGCTGATGGCGGCCAGCACGTTCGCCGTCGGCCTCCTGCCCGGCTACGCACAGATAGGCATCTGGGCCGCAGCGCTGCTGGTGCTTCTGAAGCTCGTGCAGGGCTTCTCCACGGGCGGCGAGTACGCCGGCGCCACCACGTTCGTGTGTGAGTATGCCCCCGACAAGCGGCGCGGCTTCTTCGCCAGTTTCCTCGACATGGGCTCCTACATCGGGTTTGCCCTGGGTGCTGCCACCGTCTCCGTCCTGCAGGTCACCCTCGGGGAGGCCGCGATGGAGGAATGGGGCTGGAGGCTGCCGTTTCTGGTGGCCGGGCCGCTGGGCCTGATCGCCATCTACTTCCGGAACAAGATCGAGGAGTCCCCCCAGTTCCAGGCAGCCCTGGACGCGCAGGAGTCCGCCGCCGTCAAAGCCGCCGCTGGCGACTCGGCTGTCGCCAAGGGCCCGCTCGGCCTCATAACAACGTACTGGCGTCCGATCGTACTCGCCATGATCCTCGCCGGCGCTGCCAACACCGTTGGTTACGCGCTGACGTCCTACATGCCGACGTACCTGACCGAATCCAAGGGCTATGACCCCGTTCACGGGACATTGCTGACCATTCCGGTGCTGGTGGTGATGGCCCTGTGCATCCCGCTCACCGGCAAGCTTTCGGACCGCATCGGGAGGCGTCCCGTGCTGTGGATCGGCGCCGGAAGCACCGTCCTGTTTGCCGTCCCTGCATTCACCCTGATCGGCATTGGCGAGCTCTGGTCCACGTTGGCGGGCCTGTCACTGGTTGCCTTCCCCGTGACGTTTTATGTGGCTAACCTCGCCTCGGCGCTGCCTGCACTGTTCCCCACCTCAAGCCGCTACAGCGGCATGGGCATCGCCTACAACTTCTCGGTGGCGATCTTCGGCGGGACAACGCCGTTCGTGATCCAAGGCCTGATCGCGGCCACGGGCGACGACATGGCCCCCGCCTACTACCTGGTGGGCACCTCGGTCATCGGTGCGATTGCCATCTATTTCCTTCGCGAATCCGCCGGCCGCCCGCTGCCCGGCTCCATGCCCAGCGTGGACACGGAAGCCGAGGCGCAGGAGCTCATCGCCGCCCAGGACACCAGTCCAGTGCTGCGTTAG
- a CDS encoding glucose-6-phosphate dehydrogenase assembly protein OpcA yields MIVDLPNTTTSKVSKKIQSLREQGGVIALGRVLTLVVVTKSGLEEEAIEAANEASREHPCRIIVLADAGSSAPNRLDAQIRVGGDAGASEVIVLRGFGELAEESESLVAALLLPDAPIVAWWPHGAPKNASETSIGRIAHRRITDSANEAEPQVALENIRNTYKAGDTDLAWTRLTNWRIQLAAVLDQADTSPVTAVAVEGASDSPSTILLAAWLTLSLDAPVTIVADPAGTGIRRVRLTRTSGDVQLFRPGLSIAELTQPGQPAQRISLPRRSLRDCLAEELRRLDPDDTFGLVLGALDLVRDWEDAPLLALV; encoded by the coding sequence ATGATCGTAGACCTGCCCAACACCACCACCTCGAAGGTGTCCAAGAAGATCCAGTCCCTGCGCGAGCAGGGCGGGGTGATCGCGCTCGGCCGGGTCCTGACCCTCGTGGTGGTCACCAAGTCCGGGCTCGAAGAGGAAGCGATCGAGGCCGCGAACGAGGCCAGCCGCGAACACCCCTGCCGGATCATCGTGCTCGCCGACGCCGGCTCGTCCGCGCCGAACCGGCTCGACGCGCAGATCCGCGTCGGCGGGGACGCCGGCGCCTCGGAAGTCATCGTGCTGCGCGGCTTCGGGGAACTCGCCGAGGAATCCGAATCCCTCGTCGCCGCGCTGCTGCTGCCCGACGCCCCGATCGTGGCCTGGTGGCCGCACGGCGCCCCCAAAAACGCGTCTGAAACCTCGATCGGGAGGATCGCGCACCGCCGGATCACCGACTCCGCGAACGAGGCCGAACCCCAGGTCGCACTGGAAAACATCCGGAACACCTACAAAGCCGGCGACACCGACCTCGCCTGGACCCGGCTGACGAACTGGCGCATCCAACTCGCCGCCGTCCTGGACCAGGCCGACACCTCACCCGTCACCGCCGTCGCGGTCGAAGGCGCCTCGGACTCACCCAGCACCATCCTGCTCGCAGCCTGGCTGACCCTGTCCCTGGACGCCCCCGTCACCATCGTCGCGGACCCCGCCGGCACCGGCATCCGCCGCGTCCGGCTCACCCGCACCAGCGGCGACGTCCAACTCTTCCGCCCCGGCCTCTCCATCGCCGAACTCACCCAACCCGGCCAACCCGCACAACGCATCTCCCTCCCACGCCGCAGCCTCCGCGACTGCCTCGCAGAAGAACTCCGCCGCCTCGACCCCGACGACACCTTCGGCCTCGTGCTGGGAGCGCTTGATTTGGTGCGGGACTGGGAGGATGCGCCGCTGTTGGCGTTGGTCTAA
- the zwf gene encoding glucose-6-phosphate dehydrogenase, with protein MPDTLNGRRSAGRSGNPLRDPRDRRLNRIAGPSSLVLFGVTGDLARKKLMPAVYDLANRGLLPPSFALVGFGRRDWDNEDFAAEVKDAVKAYARTPFDEAVWNQLSEGIRFVQGAFDDDAAFERLGETINELDEVRGTRGNHAFYLSIPPKAFEQVCRQLSRHGLAQAEGGKWRRVVIEKPFGHDLDSARQLNDIVESVFPADAVFRIDHYLGKETVQNILALRFANQLFEPLWNANYVDHVQITMAEDIGTGGRAGYYDGVGAARDVIQNHLLQLLALTAMEEPISFNADDLRAEKEKVLAAVRLPEDLSTHSARGQFAGGWQGGEQVQGYLEEEGIPADSKTETYAAIRVDINTRRWAGVPFYLRAGKRLGRRVTEIAVVFKRAPNLLFGTHGGAGHGDDDFGQNAVVIRVQPDEGATIRFGSKVPGTQMEVRDVTMDFGYGHSFTESSPEAYERLILDVLLGEPPLFPRHEEVELSWKILDPFEEYWAGLGEQPEPYAPGSWGPASADELLARDGRTWRRP; from the coding sequence GGAATCCTTTGCGGGATCCTCGGGACCGGCGGTTGAACCGGATTGCCGGGCCGTCCTCGCTTGTGCTCTTCGGAGTGACCGGGGACCTTGCCCGTAAGAAGCTCATGCCTGCCGTGTATGACCTTGCCAACCGTGGTTTGTTGCCGCCGAGTTTCGCTTTGGTGGGTTTCGGCCGGCGGGACTGGGACAACGAGGATTTCGCCGCGGAGGTGAAGGACGCGGTGAAGGCGTATGCCCGGACGCCTTTTGATGAGGCGGTCTGGAACCAGCTCTCGGAGGGTATCCGGTTCGTGCAGGGCGCGTTCGATGACGATGCGGCGTTTGAGCGGCTCGGGGAGACGATCAATGAACTCGACGAGGTCCGGGGCACCCGCGGCAACCACGCGTTTTACCTCTCGATCCCGCCGAAGGCCTTTGAGCAGGTCTGCCGGCAGCTGTCCAGGCATGGTTTGGCGCAGGCCGAGGGCGGGAAGTGGCGCCGGGTGGTGATCGAGAAGCCGTTCGGGCATGACCTGGACTCGGCCCGGCAGCTGAACGACATTGTGGAGTCGGTGTTCCCGGCCGACGCGGTGTTCCGGATCGATCATTACCTGGGCAAGGAGACGGTGCAGAACATCCTGGCGCTGCGTTTCGCGAACCAGCTGTTCGAGCCGTTGTGGAACGCGAACTACGTGGACCATGTGCAGATCACGATGGCCGAGGACATCGGTACCGGCGGCCGGGCCGGGTATTACGACGGCGTGGGCGCGGCCCGTGACGTGATCCAGAACCACCTGCTGCAGCTGCTCGCCCTGACCGCGATGGAGGAACCGATCTCCTTCAACGCCGACGACCTCCGCGCGGAGAAGGAAAAGGTCCTCGCCGCGGTGCGGTTGCCCGAGGACCTGTCCACCCATTCGGCCCGCGGCCAGTTCGCCGGCGGCTGGCAGGGCGGGGAGCAGGTCCAGGGCTACCTGGAGGAGGAGGGCATCCCGGCCGACTCCAAAACCGAAACCTACGCCGCGATCCGGGTGGACATCAACACCCGGCGCTGGGCCGGGGTGCCGTTCTACCTGCGCGCCGGCAAACGGCTCGGACGCCGGGTCACGGAGATCGCGGTGGTGTTCAAGCGCGCACCGAACCTGCTCTTCGGCACTCACGGGGGCGCCGGCCACGGGGATGATGATTTCGGGCAGAACGCGGTCGTGATCCGGGTCCAGCCCGACGAGGGCGCCACGATCCGGTTCGGGTCCAAGGTCCCGGGCACGCAGATGGAAGTGCGGGATGTGACCATGGACTTCGGCTACGGGCACTCGTTCACCGAGTCCTCGCCGGAAGCGTATGAGCGGCTGATCCTGGACGTGCTCCTGGGCGAGCCGCCGCTGTTCCCGCGGCACGAGGAAGTGGAGCTGTCCTGGAAGATCCTGGACCCCTTCGAAGAATACTGGGCCGGTTTGGGTGAACAGCCCGAGCCCTACGCGCCCGGCAGCTGGGGCCCGGCCTCGGCCGATGAGCTGCTAGCCCGCGACGGACGCACCTGGAGAAGGCCATGA